DNA sequence from the Lycium barbarum isolate Lr01 chromosome 5, ASM1917538v2, whole genome shotgun sequence genome:
ctttggacaaggtaaagcttattcaggaaaagcttcgggcagctcagagtaggcaaaaggagtatgctgatcggaaggttcgtgatatggagttcatggttggtgagtaggtcctattgaaggtttcaccaatgaagggtgtgatgcgatttgggaagaagggcaagttgagcccgaggtttaTTGGCCCTTTTAAGATTCTTCGTCGTGTTGGTGAGGTGGCATACGAGTTAGCTTTGCCACCAGGTTtggcaggtgttcatccggtattccatgtttccatgctgaagaagtaccattcagacggTTATTATATCATTCAATGGGATTCGGTATTATTTGACCAGAATTTGTCATTCGAGGAAGAGCCAGTAGCAATCTTGGATCGGCAAGTGAGAAAACTGAGGTCCAAGGATATTGCATCAGTTAAggtacaatggaagcaccgtccggttgaggaggccacttgggaaACCGAGGCGGATATGCAGAGTACGTATCCGCAGTTGTTCGATAGTTGAGGTACGCCTTTTTACATCTTTCCCGCGTCGCTCGGGGACGAGTGATTAtttgattggtatctgatgtaacgacccatttggtcgtttagcacttttgaacTCTTTTTCGCTAAAATACCCTTTTCGTAGTTTTAAATGGTATTCTTGACTTGCGGAAATTTGTGTCATGGTGATTTAATTGGCGggtatttttttttagaaatagaTTTATTTAATATGTGTGAATAGTTATTTATAGGAATATGAGTTTTCACACATATAAGGTCTAAGTTGGTAATTAAAGTATTTGACGGAATGATTACAGTTATTGTAATGGTTAAGTGAGTAAGTAAATTGTAGAAATTATTGGGCTAATTTATGAGGCTTAACCCACTTCTTATGAGTCATATATATTAGAAGCCTAGGGTTTAAAAGAAAAGAATTCATTTACtgtggacaaaaaaaaaaaaatagaaacacTTTGGACggcaacaacatttttttttctttttcttttcgtgGACCTAAATTCTAGAGAAAACAGGTAGATTACTTTTACATTCTTGTTCTTGGAATTTTGCTTACATGTGTAATCATTACGTAATGGTTAAATGAGTTCCTGAATGTTTGAAAAAGGGTTGGTCACTGTTTTCAGTTTGGTTTCTTCTAGGTTCATATTCATgtgtttaaaggaaaacataatgTGTACAGTGGAGTTAAGTCTCAAGAGATCAATTAATACATGTGTTGTTATGGGCATTTAGAATCAAGTGAAATTTAGTAGGGGACAACTAGTACAATTGGGTGGCAGCAAAAGGACGAAAGGATGGGAAAAAAAAATCTTCACAGTTTTTGTATGCTTTTGTAGACATTTTCAGATTGCTTTTGCTTTGGAAAGTGTTCCATAATTTGTTTATTATAATATTGGTTTGGGAAGAGGACTTTTCCAATACAATGGTCAATTGAATAGAGGACAAAATAGGAAGCTAGGGTGTACAACTATTGTTGGACAATAGGGATGAATTGGGTGGGGAAAATATTTCACACGTTCTCTTACTCTTCCCTTGTATGCATTGTGCGTTTTCTCAATTTGTAGGCACTGTACATTCTTCCAATTTCAAAGTGTCCTTTTATGTTTATCTTGCCAATATTTAAATCCTTACATATTAAGTCTTATGTTTAATTCTGTCCGTGTTCTTTTGTTGAAGGTCCTCCGGTTTCATTATTTCACTTCCATTTTTGAATTTTGTCTTTATGTTATTAGTTTGCCACTTTAATTTTTAATACATTGGGTGTTGTCTAATTAGATATTATGATCTTTTATTTATACCTTTATAAAGGAAATGGACTCAAAATCTTACTGCATGGAGCAAGATTTTTACTTTAATATTAGACCACAACTTTTGAATAAATGGGAACTTTCCCACAAGAAGTCATTGCGAATAGAAATTGCAGCAGAAAATATAAACATTCATAAGGTTAAGAGTCATCATACAAGACATCTGTTATTGTCTTATTGAGTTGTGCTCATTAGTCTTGTTCCatataagagcccgtttggatgggcttataagttggtcaaaccaacttataagcccTTTTTAGCTTATTGTAGCGTTTGGCTAATGCTAAATTTCAGCCATAAAGTGCTTAAAGTTGCCCAAAAATGAAAAGTTAGGATTCCAAACTTTTTTTTTGGAAGGGCTTAAAGCCATTTTCGTTGACCATGGAAATTACTTTTATAtcccttatattttattttaattcccAAAATACCCTCCTAGCAAGCCCTAAAATTCACGATCTGTTTTCATTTCATTCTCCAACAACGCAGCCTCTTCATCATCTTCTACAACATAGCAGCCTCCACGATCTGTGTTCTTCATCTTCTACAAAACCCAAAATTTTCTTCACTCCCATACTCTCTTTCTCTCTTTAGAAATTTCCCCAAATCGTTGGGTTCTTAAAAAATGTAAAGTTGTAAAAATCAATGTTGAAAATAGCTTGAGTTCTTCAAGTTTCTACTAATCTAGGTATTCTTCTTCCTTATTCTTTGATTTTTCTCTACAAATTGTAATTTAGCTTTATTTCATCTTGCGTGTGGATTTTTTCTGCATACTTGTGTTTTTTCTACGCTGAATCTCTCAGTAGAATCATTGATGTTAAGCTCGTTGTTAATCACTGATTTTGTGTTTTGATTTTAGTATCTAAGTTCGCTGGTTTCGAAGAAATTGCTTCTTCGCTGCTTCTTCTTTTGTTGGTTTTAAAGTGTTCCTTTTGGTCACTATTATAGAGAAGTTTGGTGTTTTGTCTGTTAAAGACACATTAGGAAAAATCCTAGTTATTGCTGAAATGGTATCACTAATGTTGTACCATTGTACCAATTTATCGGTGATttattttaaaggtttttaatTCAGAAAAGTTTAAGTGAATACAGAGAAAAAGACCAATTCTGAATGGATTGCTTAAGAGGCTGACACAGATAGCTCAACTGCCTTTTGGACTTAAGCTTATGTGGAGGTGCAGAATAATGACAGCTTAATTTGACTATTAGTTTGAAGCTTTATTGGTATTTGAAGAATCAAGATGCATATGCAATCTTTAACACAAAATAGTAAGGTGATATTAACAGAGAAGTAGCACTAGTTTTAAACGCGATAATCCATCATTATGATGTGGCAGAGTTCATGAACGTTTATTTCTCCTTTCTTCAGATTGTTTACATTCAATCATGCCGGAAATTAGTAAAGCACGAAGTAATGCTAAGTGGGATGATGATGCCAACATTAAATTTGTAGATTTGTGTGAAAATGAGATTGGATAAGGACGTAGACCACACACTCATTTAAATAGAGATGGATGGAATAATGTTGTTGAAGAATTCAACAAAGCCACGGGAAGAAACTATGataaaaaacaaatgaaaaatcaTTGGGATAACATGAAAAAAGATTGGATTCTTTTTAAGAAGTTGATGAGAGGGGAGACAGGTTTAGGATGGGATGCCACGAAAAATACAATTATGGCAGATGATGATTGGTGGGAGCGAAAAATTAAGGTACATCTCTCACATTTTTCTATatgtctttctttttttctttcattgCTAAATTTCTTGGTTAGTTTAAagtagttttgattttttttgttacAGGAGGATGATCGATATAATAAGTTCAGGAAAATAGATCTTTCACTAATATGGTATCGCTATGATGCGTTGTTTTCTGATATTGTTGCTACTGGAGAAAGAGCACATGCAGCGAATCAAGAACAAATGTCTGGCATTCGAGTAGATCTTGATGAAGAAGGAACAAATAGTATTGGTGGCTATGACAAAGAACACTTTATCAATCCTAGTGATGAAGGGAATGATGAAAGTGATGATATACAGAATGTGGATTCTATTATGTTTCCTAAGCCGTCACTTAAAAGACGAGGTTCAATTGATGATACCGAAACTAGCaatcaagtaaaaaaaaataaggcaAAATCTGGTGCGGCATCAATGAGAGAGGATATACACTCTCTAGTGGAGTTTATGTCTAGTAAAAGCACTGCTACATCCCCTTCGGTAGATGATCCCGTCATCGATAAGTGTATGAATATGTTGGCAAATTTTTCTGATATTCCTGCTAGGTATGGAAAGTACAACTATGTTTGCAACATGTTTCTTAAGAAGGATGTACGTCAACTGTTTCTTAAGATGGAAACTGATGAAGCTCGGAAATCTTGGTTGGAGTATAACTATCAGTTACACCttcagaaaatgggctgattgcGTTGCTATGGTTAAATGTTTTTATTGTTTAATGTTCAAACATTATGGTTGTGCGTGTAAACTTTACTTATTGCTTCTTGTTTAGACATTGCTGTTGTATCCCTAAATCTTATGGTTGTACGTCTAAACTTTATGTATTGTTAATGTTGTGTTGACGTTGTGGTTGTATCCTTAGAccttatggttattgttgttgtgttggcttTAATGAATGTGGGAACTTTatgtattgttgtggttgtttttCTTTGATGGAATAGTAATTTGAGATGACTGCTGCTGCGACTGCGGTTGCGCCTGCTGCGGCTGCTGGCTGCGCCTGCGCCTGCTGCCTGTGCGCTCCGCCTGCGCGCTGCGCCTGCCGTTGCGGCCTGCCGTTGCGGCCTGCGCTGCTGCTGCCTCGGCTGGTGCCTGCGCGCTGCTGCCTGCGCTGCTGCCTGCGTGCTCCACCTGCGGCTGCTGCCTGCGCGCTGCGCCtgcggctgctgctgctgctgctcgcTGCGCGTGCGGCTGAAACGATGGATATGAGTGCATTGAAACGATGGAGTTTCTAAAAAATCTTGAAATCGGGTTGTTGGAAAAAAATTCATTCTTTACTAACTTGAGTCATTTCCATTTCAGTTAAATGGAGAGTTGGGATATTAGCAATGTGGTATCTCCTCATTTAAGTGATTTATTAGATGACGAAGATCAAGAACTAGAAGAGATTCGGAGAGAGAAAGATGCGAAGGAGTGGATGGCTTTATGTCATATAACAGGTAAATAAATTTTGATGTATTGTGAAAAATACCTATGCAAAGAACCTTGTCGTACATCAATGCGCTCTGGAAATGAGTTTATTCAAGAGATATTACGAGGAAATGAGActagttgttatgaaaatttccGACTGAAGAAAGCGGTGTTCATTGATCTATCCAATGACCTAACTGATAAATATGGGCTTAAACGCACTCGTGGAATGTCTATACATGAAATGTTAGGCATATTCTTGATGACTTGTGCACATGGAGTTGGAAATCGAATGATACAAGATATCTTTCAACATTCTGGAGAGACAGTTCATAGACACTTTCATAGTGTTTTAAAGGCCGTTTGTAAGCTTGCAAGAGATATCATTCAACCACATCCAAATTATAATGATGGTTGCGATGCTCACAAGCCATGTAAACAAAGATATCTCCCTTTCTTTAAAGTAAGTAACCCGTTTATGATAATTTGTTATTCTGCATTGTATCTTTACTACCCTTATATAACAAAAGCTTTATGATAGTTTCTTGTCCCTTAGAATTCAACGAGAAAAAAATGGGTCCCAAGTTTCTTATTTTACATCAACTTCTTGTAGGACTGTATTGGAGCAATTGATGGCACACATGTTAAAGCTAGATTACCGCAAGGTCAAGAGATACCATATATTGGACGTAAAGGTTATCCGACTCAAACTATTCTCGCCATTGTTGATTTTAATATGTGTTTTACATTTGCATGGGCTGGGTGGGAAGGAGCAGCTCACGATAGTCGTATATTTGCTGAGGCCCTTCGTAGAGAAGAGCTCAACTTTCCACATCCACGCGGAAACAAATATTATCTAGTTGATGCAGGATATTCACACATGAAAGGATACATGGCTCCGTACAAAGGAAATAATGTAAGATATCACCTAGCTGAATTTCGCCGCGGTGCAACTCGACAACTGCGAGAGCCAAGAGGACGCATTGAGAAATTTAACTATTTACATTCTTCTTTTAGAAATGTAGTAGAGCGCACATTTGGTGTTTGGAAAGCAAGATGGTCTATTTTGAGAGACATGCCATACTATCACATTGACACACAAAGGGACATCGTACTTGCTACTATGGCCATTCACAATTATATTAGAAAGAAATGCAATGTGGATGATGCATTCCAAACAGCTGAGAATGAGAGTTATATTCCATCGGTTGATTCTAATGATATTGGCACAACTTCAAGAGCTAACAATGTAGATGTCGAAGATGTAGGAGAACAAAATGATGTCTATTGGATGGGGCTTCGTGATATGATTGCTAGTGACATTTCTACTGCTTGATGCTtgtattatatgaatattttccacttcttgtatttatagtgGAGTGCTTTCGGTTGTATTAGcacttttctttttattattcCTAGACCTGGATTGAATGGTTATTGAAGTCAAATGTATAActcaaagagaaaaagaaaagaaaatattcaAATAAATATAAGATTAATCCAGGTTACATgagaaattattttcttctttcccaaaaaaaaaaaaggagaaaaaaattcaaaagtgTCAATTTGTAAAATCATTGTCTTTTGTACCTGCGCGAAGCGCGGGCAATTTCACTAGTaatgaaataaatcaagaagatattactcccttcattccaaaataagtgtctcTTTTAGCTCATGCACCCCCCTTAagtaacatgtatttataaaaaattaacttaaataaacattttatagtagaagtgattttaaaatataaattactTTTGATTTGAATCAACTCTTCCCTTGTATGCACTGTGCGTTTTCTCAATTTGTAGGCACTGTACATTCTTCCAATTTCAAAGTGTCCTTTTATGTTTATCTTGCCAATATTTAAATCCTTACATATTAAGTCTTATGTTTAATTCTGTCTGTGTTCTTTTGTTGAAGGTCCTCCGGTTTCATTATTTCACTTCCATTTTTGAATTTTGTCTTTATGTTATTAGTTTGCCACTTTAATTTTTAATACATTGGGTGTTGTCTAATTAGATATTATGATCTTTTATTTATACCTTTATAAAGGAAATGGACTCAAAATCTTACTGCATGGAGCAAGATTTTTACTTTAATATTAGACCACAACTTTTGAATAAATGGGAACTTTCCCACAAGAAGTCATTGCGAATAGAAAGTGCAGCAGAAAATATAAACATTCATAAGGTTAAGAGTCATCATACAAGACATCTGTTATTGTCTTATTGAGTTGTGCTCATTAGTCTTGTTCCATAAAAATCAACACGTGTATTTTTAGACTAAGTAAGGTTGAGATttgtattggaaaaaaaaaagatgtttgGTTTGCTGAAAGGTACCAACACGAAGTTTAgagaaatattatatatatatatatatatattgtgtagatGTAATGGAATATTGAGTGTATTGGATTTTATGAAAACCTTCAAATCCATGGTATTTGAGTTGTGGAAAGTGAGAATTAAATCCTAAGTTAGGATTTAGACTCGTAATTAACGTAAGTTATATATTTGATAGACACTGTCCGTTTGGAAGCACTTCGGAAGGGAAAAGCGTTGGTGTGagagttcgtggcacctgttcggcattgaggtaggttacggtctactttagttagactctgattagagaatcgtatgtagttgtagaaagtgacggggatagcatgataggccttcgggcatgaagtggagatgaattccaattaggttgatttgtcagctgttatgtgggcttgtcgccaaatgCGTTATGTAtgtgattatcacttgtttgtatctccatcacatactagttcactcatcacatgaaaatgaatggtaatattgataattgaacagtggacagtaatatgacttgtacttgttgatttatattggtgatattgttgagactgatatcacgCATGGCAcgctttccatattattgttgtgatgattggtgaggtgagtgattgagagactccgaggtctttgccgaagatggagagtgacagagggactccgaggtctttgccggagattgagagtgattaatagcctccgaggtttctgccggagagcatgagtggtacatggacttcgcgggtcccccatgggtcatggctttgaggcactgcccttagcatgtgtgtacgagagtggagtgagagaggtgactattgcattgcattgcattcatccactcatatatttgactgatcatttggtgaattatatctgtcttggttgattttatgattcctttacactttacttgtatatgatacgtgaccatacctgtttgctctatgtgctacttgttgtttcaacttcttcatgcgatatctaatcattgtcggcctatgatgcttaccggtacaagtgttgtactgatactactcttgctgcacttttgttgagtgcagagtacgatccgggttccagttctacaccccgtggctgatacgcgagggtgacatctttcagtcattcagggtgagctacttggtcatccgtggcccctgaaggacctcctctatttatttctgtttttctattcgacagacaatatatagccttcgggtattttcagacttatattccgtactatgttagcgctTTGTACcttttgaccagattttggggtcgTCATGACAtctctagttatgataagtatttaagacttgataatttatttttatttaattttccgcttattcaacttgttattagtaatgtggttcgcctactcggagggatagtgtaggtgccaccacgactcgcaaattgggtcgtgacaccttctcCTACTGAatttcatgccatcatctctttctactcaacaacactgaaaagagctttcatgtgttagcatatgttgtagtcttaaatttttaagtatagaccaactttaTCATTTTAAGAacatatgtgtatacgtttcttgaccgtttatctttcgtcttcttgatgttattcctcattatttgtgtgagacgtatgtgtctaaaattaatgcatttttatccttacaaaggtataagttttaaatcttttgattttatgacttctttagcggtttttgtgttcaatttaaatcgttatttcttttttcctgaatttctcttctttaaattttctctaagcgtacctttactattttctgaacttattatcattatttaaatgtccttttttttcaattgtctcctacttcttcacgtggacccaccttaaatttttttttttgcaattgtctcctacttcttcacgtgaaCCCCACCTtagttttttttaattattttaatttaactatattagaagagtgggtggtTGATGACcaaacccactcttctaatatagtagaaatataCTAGTTAAGAATTCCCGTGCTATGCAGGGGCCCAAGTTCAAGAGATGTTATTTTGAAATTCTTAAACTTTAATCTTTGTTTGAAAATTGTTCAATATAGTGCACAATCAATTTTTTGTACTAATGGTGTTGATACGGTGATTTACACAACGGTTAAAACCTAAATTTTAATAAATACtcttttttttcaatttcaaagCAAATACTGTCTTAATACCTAACTCTAAAATTATACATCAATCTATTACTTACCCTTTAAAATTATGGTCAATATATACCTTCACATCTTGAATTTACTTTTTTTCTTTAACTATTTATCTATAAGTTGATGCCCTATTGATTTTTAGGCTGAgtctaaatttattaacaatTTAAATACTATTACtttcatgaatttgataaatTTTAACTAAGTCAAATCATTAGAACTTTTTAATaagttttttttaatttacttATCAGATGCTAAAATAAATTCAATATAGTTTCCTTCCATTTGTTAAAAAATATCTTTAATAATG
Encoded proteins:
- the LOC132642841 gene encoding uncharacterized protein LOC132642841, with product MKNHWDNMKKDWILFKKLMRGETGLGWDATKNTIMADDDWWERKIKEDDRYNKFRKIDLSLIWYRYDALFSDIVATGERAHAANQEQMSGIRVDLDEEGTNSIGGYDKEHFINPSDEGNDESDDIQNVDSIMFPKPSLKRRGSIDDTETSNQVKKNKAKSGAASMREDIHSLVEFMSSKSTATSPSVDDPVIDKCMNMLANFSDIPARYGKYNYVCNMFLKKDVRQLFLKMETDEARKSWLEYNYQLHLQKMG
- the LOC132642842 gene encoding uncharacterized protein LOC132642842; this translates as MSIHEMLGIFLMTCAHGVGNRMIQDIFQHSGETVHRHFHSVLKAVCKLARDIIQPHPNYNDGCDAHKPCKQRYLPFFKDCIGAIDGTHVKARLPQGQEIPYIGRKGYPTQTILAIVDFNMCFTFAWAGWEGAAHDSRIFAEALRREELNFPHPRGNKYYLVDAGYSHMKGYMAPYKGNNVRYHLAEFRRGATRQLREPRGRIEKFNYLHSSFRNVVERTFGVWKARWSILRDMPYYHIDTQRDIVLATMAIHNYIRKKCNVDDAFQTAENESYIPSVDSNDIGTTSRANNVDVEDVGEQNDVYWMGLRDMIASDISTA